TCACTATGATAAATCGACACTATCTCATAATCGGCGGAATCGTCATTGCGGCGCTTGTCGGCGTTCGCTTACTTAGCGGTGCCTTGCGGCAGGAATCTTATTCATCCAATGTTTCAAAAATTACTATGCGGGAAGAAAATACAGAAAAATTAGGAATAGAGACATTGACCGAGGGTAACGGCGCTGTAGCCGTGTCAGGGAATCGGGTAGCCGTGCATTACACTGGCTGGTTGGTGGATGGCACAAAGTTTGATTCAAGCGTAGACAGGGGTACTCCGTTCACGTTTACCTTGGGGGCCGGTCAAGTTATTGCTGGTTGGGATCAGGGGGTGGTGGGAATGAAGGTTGGCGAAAAACGACGATTGACCATTCCTTCGCTCCTCGGGTATGGCGCATCAGGTGTTGGGCCAATTCCGCCAAATGCCACGCTCGTTTTTGAGGTTGAACTTTTGGCTATCAATTAACGTATGACGTTTGACGAGTACGCCACTGAAGCCGCCAAGACTGCACTGTATGTTAATGCTGGAAATAATGTAATTTATCCAGTCCTTGGTTTGGCGAGTGAGGCGGGTGAAGTGGCGGGTATTGTAAAAAAGGTACTTCGTGACGACGGTGGTGTATTCAGTGATGACCGCAAGAAAAAATTAGAAGCGGAGCTCGGAGATGTGCTTTGGTACGTGGCTCGGGTAGCGGCTGAAATGGATTTATCGCTCGACGCTGTTGCAAAACAAAACATTCAGAAGCTGGCGTCTCGCCAAGAGCGCGGGGTGCTGCAGGGTAGTGGCGATAATCGATAATATATGACAGACCAAACACAGATGACCAAAAGTGAACGTCGACGTCTGCGGCAAGAGGAGTTACAAAAACAGCGGGCGGCCTACAGTGCAAATGGCACACTGCGCCGAATAGGCGTGTGGTCATTTGTTGTAATCATACTTGTTGGTAGCGTGTGGGCCTTGTCTCGCTATGGTAGTACCGGCTCAAGCGGTACGGCGGGATACGTCGCCGGAGCAGATGAAGTAACGCCAACTGATCATCTCCTTGGTAACCCGGACGCCGCCGTAACGTTGGTTGAGTACAGTGATTTTCAATGTCCGGCATGCGCCAGCTATCACCCGATTGTAAAACAGATTATGGAGACGTATGGCGACCGAGTGCGATTTGTCTATCGTCATTATCCGCTTCGTCAAATTCATCCGAACGCCGTGCTCGCTTCCTCTGCTGCAGAAGCGGCGAGTGAGCAAGGAAAATTTTGGGAAATGCATGACCTGCTATTTGCTCGGCAACGAAGTTGGTCTGATGATATCAATGCCAAGGGAACATTTTCGGATTACGCCGAAGAGCTTGGTTTAAATAAAGACACTTTTTTGGCGGCTATGAGTGGCGACGTGATTGCGGACCGGATAGCGACGGATGAAGCCAGTGGCAATCGTTTAGGTATTGCTGGTACACCAACGTTTTTTTTGAATGGCGAAAAGTTATCGGTCGGGGCGACGTTTGAGCAATTTGCAGCACAACTTGACGAGAAGTTGAATGCCCAACCATAATCGATTTTCATTCGCTTATATTTTCATTGGGTTCCTTGGTTTTTTGGATGCCAGCTACTTAGCTATCGAACACTATCGTGGCCTGGTGCCAACCTGCGGGTTCATTCAAGGTTGTGACGTTGTCACCACAAGCAGTTTTTCAGTTCTGTATGGCGTGCCGCTGGCGTATTTGGGCGTCGTATACTATTTAACCGTGCTTCTTTTGGGAGTGGCAAGTTTTGATTTTAAAGACGAACGATTGTTCTGGCTTTTAACTGCCTTATCGGTAATTGGCTTTGGTGCTTCGCTGGGGTTTGTTTACCTGCAGCTTTTTGTACTCAAAGCCATTTGCATTTATTGTATGGGGTCAGCGGTAACTTCGACAGCACTATTTATTACTTCACTAACATGGTACTGGTCACAACGGGTGCAAAATAGTTAATTGAATTCGCATGCATCCGATTGAGGCGCAAGTAGCGGAATATTTCAGCAAAGGCAAAAGAGCTCGTCCAGCGCTCACGTTAGCCATGGTGCTTGATACGGCTGGTGAACGAATACTGCTTGGCTTAAAAAAACGTAAGCTGGGTGCTGGTTACTACAATGGATTCGGCGGTGTGGTCGAAGTTGGTGAATCAGTTGAAGACGCAGCGAAACGTGAACTTTTTGAAGAAAGTGGGTTAACGTATCAGACGGGTCATTACAGCGGGTTACTCGAAATTGTGTATAAGGATTGGAACGAGAGAATTTTTATTTACATTTTTACTGTTACCGCAACAACAGGGGAACCAATAGAAACTGAGGAAATGACACCGGCCTGGTTTCCACTTACCGCCATTCCGTATCCGCAAATGTGGCCAGACGATCATTTTTGGCTGCCGTTACTGCTCGTTGGTCAGGAGTTTCATGTTCGCTGTACGTACGAGAAGGGATTATTTGAGACACCACAGCTATGTTTAATTTCAAGTCATGCGCCAGTGTTGCCAGCGGTTTCACCCTAACGTACACTCTGTAAAATCAAATCTCGTCGTTAAAGTTAATTTTTTCTTCTTTTTCTCTCGGGGTATGGGGTAGTGGTAGCCCGCGTGCATGGGGTGCATGTAGTGGCGGTTCGATTCCGCCTACCCCGAAAGAAAGTGTGGAATGACAGAAGTTATTTTATAGTTACTTCATAATACGTATGCCCACTACAACTTCACCACTTCACCACGTCGGCTTCATCATGGATGGCAATAGGCGATGGGCGAAAGCTGCGGGTTTACCAACACTAGAGGGTCATCGCCGTGGCTATGAAAAGTTGAAGGAGGTTGCCCGTTGGTGCGCCGAGCTCGCCATACCACAGGTAACAGTGTACGCATTCTCGACAGAAAATTGGAATCGAGAAAAAAATGAGGTTGCGTATTTGATGCAACTCCTTGAGCGGGCGATTAAAAACGAAGTAGCAGAAATTCAAGCTTCCGGGTATGCAGTAAAGGTTATTGGGTCAATTGATGCCCTGTCGCCTGCTTTGGCTGAGGCGTGCCATGCGGTAAATAGTAATCAGTTGCAAAATAGTAAGGGAACGCTTTACTTAGCCATAAATTATGGTGGCCGCACAGAGATACTCGACGCCACCCGGCAATTACTACGGCAGGCAGTCCCTCCCGAAACAGTAACGCCGGAGCTGTTTTCGTCGATCCTGTACGCCCCAGAAGCGAGCTCCGTGGATCTTGTTATTCGCACCGGCGGAGAGCATCGGTTGTCTAATTTTTTGCTTTGGCAAGCGGCGTACGCAGAAATTTTTGTGTCAGATACGCACTGGCCGGCTTTGACGAAAGATGAATTTACATCAATAATTTCATGGTACAGCAATCGTCAACGTCGGTTTGGTAAATAGAGAAGCCATTATTTATTTTTTCATTTCTTATGATACAAAAGAATCATGACCTCGCAGTGCTTCTGGTTCGCGTCACTGTTGGAGCCGTCTTTATTGCGCACGGTGTTCAAAAATTGGGAGCACTTGGAATGGTTGGAGGGTTTTTTACGAGTCTTGGGCTGCCAGCCGTTTTGGCAACAGTTGTGGCGGTGGTTGAAGTCGCTGCGGGTGTCGCGGTGCTGCTTGGTATTGCAACACGGATTGCAGCTCTTGGTATAGCGGTAATAATGGTCGGCGCAATATTTTTTGTTAAATTTTCGCTCGGTTTCCTTGGTGGCTACGAGTTTGAGCTTGTTTTGCTTCTCATCGCTTTGTCCCTTGTCGCCTCCGGACCTGGCAGGTATAGCGTAATGCCGAACAGTACTTTATAAGTAAACGTTTAATTTAAAACAACAGCCCCGACTTTTGTCGGGGCTGTTGCGGTACTCTGCGTTCTAGTCTTCTGAACCTTCTGTGTCACCCATGCTTTCCCCGCTATCGCAGGTGCAAGGGTCGTTGCCGCAGACTGGACATGAGTCCATAGGAAGCGGTTAGGTGAGTAAGTAGTGAAATTATAATAGCCCGTGTAAAAATCGCAATAGGGTATACTTGAGGTATGGAAAAGAAACAACAATTACAATGGCAAATTGATAAGGTTGTATATTGGGGTGCGTCGTTGGTTGGAGATGGCTCAATGCGTCTTGGTGGCACAGACCGCATGGGTGTAGAGCAATGTCGTCGTCTTTACTTTGAGAAAGTTGGATTATCCAATACGGGCATGGTGGCTGCATCGTTAGTTCACGGTGCGAGTGTGCATGTAGCGACAGCGTCTGACGCTGGTAAGGTGATAGCAGATGTTGATGCCTTGGTTACAAGAACGCCGCAGCTTACCTTAAGCATTACTTTTGCAGATTGTCTGCCAGTGTATATTGCGGACAGTAAGGCGCGGGTGGTTGCGGTGCTTCACGCTGGCTGGCGTGGTCTTGCGGCTGGTGTGGTTATGGCAACCGTTCGCGCCTGCACAGACCTGGTCAGCAGTAAAGCAAGCGAACTAGAAGCCTATATTGGCCCCGCAATATGTGCCGAGCATTACAGTGTTGGTATGGATGTTGCCAAAACGTTCAGTCATTACAATGGTGCCGTTCGGAAAGATAAAAATGGCGGTCAGCAACTTGACCTCATAAACGTAGCGAAGCAGCAATTACAAGCCTCAGGCCTCGCCGATAGCAGTATAACGTCGGCCGGTATCTGCACCTATGAAACGGCCACATATTTTTCTAATCGAAGAGATAAACCCCGCGAGATTGAGGCTCAAGTGGCCTACATTGGCTTGCGCAAGCAGTAGACTGACGATATCATTACCGCATATGGGATTATTTGATCAGATGAAAATGGCAAAAGAGCTCATGGCAAACATGAGCCCACAGGAGATAGAGCGTTTAACGTCTCAGGCGAGTACCATGAAGGAGGCGCTTCAGGAACAGATTGAAGCGGCAGTAGCCGCCGAAATAAGTAAGCGTCAGCTCATCACTCGGCAAGAGGTGGAACAAATGCTTAACGCCATTCGCGAAAACTAATCATTGCTATTTAATAAATTTGTATGAATAAAGTATTTCTCGCACTGACGTTCTTTTTGTTACTGCCCAGTATGGCGGTGGCAAAACAAAACGAAAATGAACGTTTTGATGCCTCAAAACCTCGAGCCCTTGAGCAGCGTTTGGAAAATCATCGGCGTACGCTGAACGACGACGTTAGTAAAGCCAGGCTTGAGGTTAAAGATTTACGCGAGAAGCAACGGGAGGAATTAAAGGAAAAAGTTGAGGGGTTGCGTGACGCACGAAAGAAAGCCGCCGTTGAACGTATCGCAGCGAATTTAGATAGAGCGAACGAAAAAGCTGTCGAGCGGTATGGTGAAGCATTGGATAGACTGGATCTGGTCATTGCGAAAATCGAAAAGCGGATTAGCGATCTTTCTGCAAAGGGTGTGGTCGTTACAGAAGTAACTACCTTACTTACCGCAGCAAAAGCAAAAATTGTTGCTGCCAGAAGCGCCCTGGTGACGCAGTCGGCAAAAACGTACCCACTTACCATTACAACTGAAGAAAATTTGGGCGTAACGGTAGCGGCAGCTCGTCAGACCCTTCACAGTGACTTAAAGGTAGTGCAAGAAGCAGTAGTCGCCGCTCGGGAAAGTTTGACAAGCGTGCTATCAGCATTGCGATTACTTACCACTGAAACGAACGAATAAGTATGTCGAGAAAAATAATTATTAGCCTCGTCGTTTTTGTTGCGCTCATTTCAGCCACGGTGTACCTACAGCAAAAGAAGGCGCTAGCGCCATCCGTATCCAATGAAATTTCAGAAAGTACCACCGAAGACGTACAGGCGGTAGATGAAAGTAAGACAACAATCGAAGATATTGATGCTGACCTTTCAGAGGTGCCGAACGATTCGCCTGATACCTTTATGGTGGATATAGACGAAGACGTTGTTCTTTTGCAAGAAAATTAAAAATGGCGGCCTGGCCGCATAAAAATAAAAAATCATGGACGCTCTGACATTCGCTTCTGCTCCAAAACATAGCCTATCGAACGAAGATAGATTAAAACGGATTACCGAGGAATTTCGAGAAGGGTTTACCCTTGCCGAAACCATTCAGCGTGGCGTAACAATATTTGGCTCGGCCAGGGTTAAGCCGGGTGAGCCAAGCTATAATCAGGCACGGCAATTGGGTTTTTCTTTGGCTAAGGATGGGTACACTATTATTACAGGTGGTGGCCCTGGCATCATGGAGGCGGCAAATCGTGGTGCGCGAGAGGCGGGTGGTCGTACGGTTTCTTTTAATATCGACCTCATCAAGGAGCAGGGAAATGCTTACGTAGATGCGTCGGTAACCTCGTACTATTTTTTTGTTCGGAAGGTTATGTTGGCCAGCGCCGCGCATGCCTATGTTTTTTTCCCTGGCGGCTTTGGTACCCTTGATGAGTTCTTTGAGATTTCAACGCTCATTGATACGCATAAGTTGCATGAGGATGTTCCAATGGTGCTGATGGATAAAGAGTATTGGGAGCCATTACTGCGTTGGCTTCGTACAACGGTTGTCGAACGGTATCATAGTGTAACGCCTGCCGAGTTCCGCATGTGGCGACTGGCAGAAAATGTGGCTGACGCGGTCGATGTGGTGAAGCAATGCAGTGGTCGGATGGGGGTCTGTAGGTATTAATAATCAAACCGTGAAGCGAAACGGCTACACCTTAGTTGAGCTCATCATCGGCACCAGTATCATGCTGCTGCTTTCAAGTGTGGCGTATAGCAGTTTTCGAGGGCTCGAGTTTCGACTTCGGCTTGAATCGACTGCCCAGAATATAATGCGGACACTTGAAGAAGCACAGACTCGAACGATTGCCGCTCGTAGCGACACTAATTACGGTGTCCATTTTGATGCTACTTCGTATACGTTGTTTCCAGGTGGCACGTACGCTGTCGGTGCGGTTGGTAACGAGGTACATGAACTACCGAGCGGTGTGGCCATGGCGGTCAGTATTGGTGATGGTAGCGATGTCGTATTTGAACGTGTTCGTGGTGTTGCCAGTGCGAGTGGAACAGTAATTGTTTCCCTCACGAGTGATCCTACGCTGACCCGCACGGTGGTCATTAATCTTTTGGCGCCAGCACAGTTGTCATCTGCCGTAGCGCCGATAAATACTCGCCTTGTTGATACCCGCCACGTCGATTTTAATTTGGGCTGGGGTATTCAGTCTGCTACGACGTTACGTCTCGTTTTTCATAATCCACCCAGTGCGGATGTTACGGAAGACATCCCCATGGCTAGCTACCGAGCATCGGATTCCACGTCGTTTGATTGGTCAGGAGTAGTGGGCGTGAATGGGGACAATCAAACAATGCGCATTCATACGCACACCATGACGCCTACTACTACGGTACTCAGTGTTCATCGTGATAGACGTTTTAACACGAAAGCTGTGGACATTTTGATAGATGGACAAGCTATTGCGTCCTTTGCTGCAGACGGCACCTTAACGACGCAAGGCAGCGGTGGTGTGTCGACAGTCCAATGAGTATGTTTAAAAAAGAACATCGTCGCGGCTTCGGTATTCTAGAAATTTTAATCGTTGCCGGGATTGTGGCGCTCATTATCCCGAGCATGTTTCAATTTGGTTTTTTTATGACTGCCGCAATGAATCGGCGCAGTAATGTTGTTGAAGCCACGTATATAGCGGAAGAAGGAATTGAAGCTATTCGTACTATCCGCGATCGTGGCTGGTCGACAGAAATATTTCCACTTGCCAATGGAACCGTCTACTATCCAGTCATTCAGAATAATAATTGGACCGTGACGACGACAAACCCCGGGCCAGTCCAGGGAATATATACGAGAACAGTAACCTTCGCAGCTGTTCAACGCGATGGCAGCGACAATATCACCAGCAGTGGAGCAACTGACTCGAAAACACGACTCGTTACTGCTGTCGTGTCATGGAGTGATGCCGGGCAGGCGCGAGCAGTGACACTGGAAACCTACATAACTGATTTTAAAGGTAATTAAATGTTGCGTTCTGCGCCGAAGCGTAAGTCGAAGACCACCATGAATCGCACGGGTTTCTCCCTGGTTGAATTAATTGTCTATATCGGGCTTTTGGTGGCGGTCGTTGGTCTTATTACGCAGCTCACCGGGCAACTGCTAACGGTATTGCGCACGACTGAAGCGACAGAGGCTGTTATAGGGAGCACTCGTAATGCCATGGATGTAATAGCGCAAGAAATACGTCATAGTGACAGCGTGTACACACCAACGTCACTCTTTGCGGCTACGAACGGACAGTTAAGTTTAGAGACTCTGCGAGATGCGCCAGACGGAGAAACAGTGACCTACGTTGATATCTATGTAGATTCCGGAGCGCTATACTTGAAGCGAGAAGGTGAAACAGCCGAGCGTCTAACAGCGGCGGGCGTGACAGTTACGCAGTTTGAACTCATGCACCTTAATCAATTAAGTATTCCGGCCGTGCGCATAAGTATCGTTGCAACTGCCGGAAGTGGAGTAACCGGTGCTTTACGACCATTCACACTTACGTCCACCGTAGCGCTGCGCTCCTATGATTAATATCATTTCGCGGACACATTTTCCCAAAGGTCAGGCGGCAATTATTGGTGCCATTCTGGCTTTTGTTGTCAGTTCTTCAGTTGTTGCGTCCGTTGGCGACACGGTAATTCGTAGACTGCATTCTATTGAAGACGTACCAGCCTCACTGCAAAGTTACTATGCCGCCGAGTCGGGTGTGGAGGATGCTTTACTTCGTCTTATCGACGTTGACTACAC
Above is a genomic segment from Patescibacteria group bacterium containing:
- a CDS encoding FKBP-type peptidyl-prolyl cis-trans isomerase, with the translated sequence MREENTEKLGIETLTEGNGAVAVSGNRVAVHYTGWLVDGTKFDSSVDRGTPFTFTLGAGQVIAGWDQGVVGMKVGEKRRLTIPSLLGYGASGVGPIPPNATLVFEVELLAIN
- a CDS encoding nucleoside triphosphate pyrophosphohydrolase family protein encodes the protein MTFDEYATEAAKTALYVNAGNNVIYPVLGLASEAGEVAGIVKKVLRDDGGVFSDDRKKKLEAELGDVLWYVARVAAEMDLSLDAVAKQNIQKLASRQERGVLQGSGDNR
- a CDS encoding thioredoxin domain-containing protein; this encodes MTDQTQMTKSERRRLRQEELQKQRAAYSANGTLRRIGVWSFVVIILVGSVWALSRYGSTGSSGTAGYVAGADEVTPTDHLLGNPDAAVTLVEYSDFQCPACASYHPIVKQIMETYGDRVRFVYRHYPLRQIHPNAVLASSAAEAASEQGKFWEMHDLLFARQRSWSDDINAKGTFSDYAEELGLNKDTFLAAMSGDVIADRIATDEASGNRLGIAGTPTFFLNGEKLSVGATFEQFAAQLDEKLNAQP
- a CDS encoding vitamin K epoxide reductase family protein, whose protein sequence is MPNHNRFSFAYIFIGFLGFLDASYLAIEHYRGLVPTCGFIQGCDVVTTSSFSVLYGVPLAYLGVVYYLTVLLLGVASFDFKDERLFWLLTALSVIGFGASLGFVYLQLFVLKAICIYCMGSAVTSTALFITSLTWYWSQRVQNS
- a CDS encoding 8-oxo-dGTP diphosphatase yields the protein MHPIEAQVAEYFSKGKRARPALTLAMVLDTAGERILLGLKKRKLGAGYYNGFGGVVEVGESVEDAAKRELFEESGLTYQTGHYSGLLEIVYKDWNERIFIYIFTVTATTGEPIETEEMTPAWFPLTAIPYPQMWPDDHFWLPLLLVGQEFHVRCTYEKGLFETPQLCLISSHAPVLPAVSP
- the uppS gene encoding polyprenyl diphosphate synthase, whose amino-acid sequence is MPTTTSPLHHVGFIMDGNRRWAKAAGLPTLEGHRRGYEKLKEVARWCAELAIPQVTVYAFSTENWNREKNEVAYLMQLLERAIKNEVAEIQASGYAVKVIGSIDALSPALAEACHAVNSNQLQNSKGTLYLAINYGGRTEILDATRQLLRQAVPPETVTPELFSSILYAPEASSVDLVIRTGGEHRLSNFLLWQAAYAEIFVSDTHWPALTKDEFTSIISWYSNRQRRFGK
- a CDS encoding DoxX family protein; this translates as MIQKNHDLAVLLVRVTVGAVFIAHGVQKLGALGMVGGFFTSLGLPAVLATVVAVVEVAAGVAVLLGIATRIAALGIAVIMVGAIFFVKFSLGFLGGYEFELVLLLIALSLVASGPGRYSVMPNSTL
- the pgeF gene encoding peptidoglycan editing factor PgeF — protein: MEKKQQLQWQIDKVVYWGASLVGDGSMRLGGTDRMGVEQCRRLYFEKVGLSNTGMVAASLVHGASVHVATASDAGKVIADVDALVTRTPQLTLSITFADCLPVYIADSKARVVAVLHAGWRGLAAGVVMATVRACTDLVSSKASELEAYIGPAICAEHYSVGMDVAKTFSHYNGAVRKDKNGGQQLDLINVAKQQLQASGLADSSITSAGICTYETATYFSNRRDKPREIEAQVAYIGLRKQ
- a CDS encoding TIGR00730 family Rossman fold protein; this translates as MDALTFASAPKHSLSNEDRLKRITEEFREGFTLAETIQRGVTIFGSARVKPGEPSYNQARQLGFSLAKDGYTIITGGGPGIMEAANRGAREAGGRTVSFNIDLIKEQGNAYVDASVTSYYFFVRKVMLASAAHAYVFFPGGFGTLDEFFEISTLIDTHKLHEDVPMVLMDKEYWEPLLRWLRTTVVERYHSVTPAEFRMWRLAENVADAVDVVKQCSGRMGVCRY
- a CDS encoding prepilin-type N-terminal cleavage/methylation domain-containing protein, with product MKRNGYTLVELIIGTSIMLLLSSVAYSSFRGLEFRLRLESTAQNIMRTLEEAQTRTIAARSDTNYGVHFDATSYTLFPGGTYAVGAVGNEVHELPSGVAMAVSIGDGSDVVFERVRGVASASGTVIVSLTSDPTLTRTVVINLLAPAQLSSAVAPINTRLVDTRHVDFNLGWGIQSATTLRLVFHNPPSADVTEDIPMASYRASDSTSFDWSGVVGVNGDNQTMRIHTHTMTPTTTVLSVHRDRRFNTKAVDILIDGQAIASFAADGTLTTQGSGGVSTVQ